One window of the Ochrobactrum vermis genome contains the following:
- the istA gene encoding IS21 family transposase, with amino-acid sequence MPGCHVTDHQMRLYMKLRQTSTTAVAAAKASISVATAYRIESDPRLPSQKKVPRGRRRPDPLADIFHAEVVPLLKAAPGIRPVAIFEEMLRRHPELGSGIRRTLERRVRSWRAIHGEEQEVIFRQAHAPGRVGLSDFTDMASLAITVAGQPLDHRLYHFRLAYSGFEHAHVVLGGESFVALAEGLQNALWLLGGAPHEHRSDSLSAAFRNLDKEAREDLTRRYEEFCAHYGMTPTRNNRGIAHENGSVEGPHGHLKRAIEDALLLRGSRDFDDLATYRRFIDEIVSRCNARNSKRIDIERSELKELPDRRTTDYEEVTVRVTSAGGFTLRKVFYTVPSRLIGHRLRVRLYDDRLDVFIGGTHLTTLQRGRASRSGKHDQVVNYRHVIHSLRRKPMALLNLVYRDQLFPREAYRRTFDLLIERLPERQACRIMVELLSIAHERGCESELANQLSQCIEARLLPDMTALRERFAPDPAQLPNVIVRLGTLDAYETLIGTRQTGDAA; translated from the coding sequence GTGCCCGGCTGCCACGTAACCGATCACCAGATGAGGCTCTACATGAAGCTTAGACAGACCAGCACGACCGCCGTCGCGGCAGCGAAGGCGTCGATCAGTGTCGCCACGGCCTATCGCATCGAGAGCGATCCGAGATTGCCGTCGCAGAAGAAGGTGCCGCGAGGTCGGCGACGTCCCGATCCGCTTGCGGATATTTTCCACGCGGAGGTGGTTCCGTTGTTGAAGGCGGCACCGGGTATCCGTCCTGTCGCCATCTTCGAGGAGATGCTGCGGCGGCATCCCGAACTGGGCAGCGGCATCCGCCGAACATTGGAGCGGCGCGTCCGCTCCTGGCGGGCCATCCACGGCGAAGAACAGGAGGTCATCTTCCGCCAAGCCCATGCGCCGGGTCGCGTCGGCCTGTCGGATTTCACCGACATGGCCAGTCTCGCCATCACGGTTGCAGGCCAGCCCCTCGATCACCGGCTCTATCATTTCCGGCTCGCCTATTCCGGTTTCGAGCACGCCCATGTCGTCCTCGGCGGCGAGAGTTTCGTGGCGTTGGCGGAAGGCCTGCAGAACGCGCTGTGGCTGCTTGGTGGTGCTCCCCATGAACATCGCAGCGACAGCCTGTCGGCCGCGTTCCGCAATCTCGACAAGGAGGCGCGCGAGGATCTGACACGCCGCTACGAGGAGTTTTGTGCCCATTACGGCATGACGCCGACCCGCAACAATCGCGGCATCGCTCACGAGAATGGCTCCGTCGAGGGGCCGCATGGTCATCTCAAACGGGCGATCGAGGATGCGTTGCTGCTAAGAGGTTCGCGCGATTTCGACGACCTGGCCACCTACCGCCGCTTCATCGACGAGATCGTCAGCCGCTGCAATGCCCGCAATTCCAAGCGCATCGACATTGAACGTTCAGAACTGAAGGAACTGCCCGACCGTCGCACCACCGACTATGAGGAAGTCACCGTCCGCGTCACGTCGGCGGGTGGTTTCACGCTGCGCAAGGTGTTCTACACCGTGCCCTCGCGCCTGATCGGCCACCGGCTCAGGGTGCGCCTTTACGACGATCGGCTGGATGTCTTCATCGGCGGCACGCATCTGACGACACTGCAGCGAGGGCGCGCGTCACGGTCCGGCAAGCACGACCAGGTCGTCAATTATCGCCACGTCATTCATTCGCTGCGCCGCAAGCCGATGGCGCTGCTGAACCTCGTCTATCGTGACCAGCTGTTTCCGCGCGAGGCCTACCGGCGAACCTTCGATCTTCTCATCGAGCGCCTGCCGGAACGACAGGCCTGTCGCATCATGGTCGAGCTACTCTCCATCGCCCATGAGCGCGGCTGCGAGAGCGAACTGGCCAATCAGCTCTCCCAATGCATCGAAGCCCGGCTGCTGCCTGACATGACCGCCTTGCGGGAACGGTTCGCACCCGATCCCGCACAGCTGCCGAACGTCATCGTGCGCCTCGGGACGCTCGATGCCTACGAGACGCTGATCGGCACCCGTCAGACCGGAGACGCAGCATGA
- the istB gene encoding IS21-like element helper ATPase IstB codes for MKENIVDAAKLSLLLNELRLPASKVIWPQFAEQADKEGWPAARFLAALAEHELAERDRRRMERHLAEARLLPGKTLDTFEFEAVPMISKAQVMAIVAGDSWLEKGANLLLFGPPGGGKSHLASAIGLALIENGYRVLFTRTTDLVQKLQVARRELALESALAKLDKFHLLILDDLAYVTKDQAETSVLFELISARYERRSTLITANQPFGAWEKIFPDPALTLAAVDRLVHHATIFEMNVESYRRREAVERRSGPGRPASYATPANIAPD; via the coding sequence ATGAAGGAGAACATCGTCGATGCCGCGAAGCTGAGCCTGCTCCTCAATGAACTGCGCCTGCCGGCGAGCAAGGTGATCTGGCCGCAATTTGCCGAACAGGCCGATAAGGAGGGCTGGCCTGCCGCCCGCTTCCTGGCCGCACTCGCCGAGCATGAACTGGCCGAACGCGACCGCCGCCGCATGGAGCGTCATCTCGCCGAGGCCCGCCTCTTGCCTGGAAAGACACTCGACACCTTCGAATTCGAAGCTGTGCCGATGATCTCCAAGGCCCAGGTCATGGCGATCGTCGCCGGCGACAGCTGGCTGGAGAAAGGAGCCAACCTGCTCCTGTTCGGCCCGCCCGGCGGCGGCAAGAGCCATCTCGCCTCGGCCATCGGCCTGGCGCTCATCGAGAACGGCTACAGGGTGCTCTTCACCAGAACCACCGACCTCGTCCAGAAGCTGCAGGTCGCTCGCCGTGAGCTGGCGCTCGAGAGCGCGCTCGCCAAGCTCGACAAGTTCCACCTGCTGATCCTCGACGATCTCGCCTACGTCACCAAGGACCAGGCCGAGACCAGTGTGTTGTTCGAGCTCATCAGCGCCCGCTATGAGCGGCGGTCGACGCTGATCACCGCCAACCAGCCCTTCGGCGCATGGGAGAAGATCTTCCCCGATCCCGCCTTGACGCTCGCCGCCGTCGACCGCCTCGTTCACCACGCCACCATCTTCGAGATGAACGTCGAAAGCTACAGGCGGCGCGAAGCTGTCGAGCGCAGGAGCGGCCCAGGGCGACCGGCGTCATATGCGACTCCCGCCAACATCGCTCCTGATTGA
- a CDS encoding aminotransferase class I/II-fold pyridoxal phosphate-dependent enzyme has protein sequence MSRASLQDCRAILDSVRRALAVADARLAYLVSKNGLFALLPLSPQHVEAMRRDHGIYMAGSGRINVAGLTEANVPQFVEALNAVLANTVSR, from the coding sequence TTGTCGCGCGCTTCTCTCCAAGATTGTCGCGCTATACTCGATTCCGTCCGGCGCGCATTGGCCGTCGCGGATGCCCGTCTTGCCTATCTTGTGTCCAAGAACGGGCTGTTCGCTCTGCTGCCGCTGTCGCCGCAACATGTCGAGGCCATGCGGCGGGATCACGGAATCTATATGGCGGGTTCGGGACGGATTAACGTCGCCGGGCTGACCGAGGCAAACGTGCCGCAGTTTGTCGAGGCGCTCAACGCCGTGCTCGCAAACACCGTCAGCCGATAA
- a CDS encoding group III truncated hemoglobin, translated as MKGREAPQRTILIDGRPLPETLDEAMIEDVIHAFYGRIRDDDLVGPIFHRVIAADQWPRHLASMCDFWSGMLLHTGRYEGSPLPAHLAIPELEEAHFRRWLSLFKQTADHRCPPDVAALFMDRALRVAHSFRLAIAFDRKLDTLTITPITSDSL; from the coding sequence ATGAAAGGCAGAGAAGCACCCCAACGCACGATCCTCATCGACGGCAGGCCGCTGCCGGAGACGCTCGATGAAGCGATGATCGAGGACGTGATCCACGCCTTCTACGGCCGCATCCGCGACGATGACCTGGTGGGGCCGATATTCCATCGGGTGATCGCCGCGGATCAATGGCCGCGCCATCTCGCCAGCATGTGCGATTTCTGGTCCGGGATGCTGCTCCACACCGGACGATACGAAGGAAGTCCTCTACCCGCGCATCTGGCCATCCCCGAGCTGGAAGAGGCGCATTTCAGGCGATGGCTGTCCCTCTTCAAGCAGACGGCCGACCACCGGTGCCCGCCGGACGTCGCGGCGCTGTTCATGGACAGGGCCTTGCGTGTGGCCCACTCATTCCGGCTCGCCATCGCCTTCGATCGCAAGCTCGATACCCTGACCATCACGCCGATCACGAGCGACAGCCTGTAG
- the trpB gene encoding tryptophan synthase subunit beta, whose amino-acid sequence MSAAGLNSLRHGPDENGKFGIYGGRFVSETLMPLIHELQRAYEEARGDPAFQTEMQAHLKTFVGRPSPLYLAEGLTERFGGAKIYFKREDLNHTGAHKVNNVLGQIMLARRMGKRRVIAETGAGMHGVAAATLCARFGLDCVVYMGAVDVARQEANVARMRILGAEICPVHSGSATLKDAMNEALRDWVTNVTDTFYCIGTVAGPHPYPMMVRDFQAVIGDETRQQVLEAEGRLPNALLACIGGGSNAMGLFHPFLDDPDVAIFGVEAAGLGLDSAHAAAIAGGRPGVLHGNRTYLLMDEDGQIQEAHSISAGLDYPGIGPEHAWLHDIGRVTFLSATDAEALEAFRLCSRVEGIIPALEAAHALARLPEVAGSRPKDHVVIVNISGRGDKDLASVLSPEKAQHSSTRSAA is encoded by the coding sequence ATGAGTGCGGCCGGACTGAACTCGCTGCGCCATGGTCCCGACGAGAACGGCAAGTTCGGCATATATGGCGGCCGCTTCGTCTCCGAGACGCTGATGCCCCTGATCCACGAGTTGCAACGCGCCTACGAAGAGGCGCGTGGCGATCCCGCGTTTCAGACGGAGATGCAGGCGCATCTCAAGACCTTCGTCGGCCGCCCGTCGCCGCTCTACCTCGCCGAAGGCCTGACCGAGCGGTTCGGCGGCGCGAAGATCTATTTCAAGCGCGAGGACCTCAATCACACCGGCGCGCACAAGGTCAACAACGTGCTCGGACAGATCATGCTCGCGCGCCGAATGGGCAAGCGGCGGGTCATAGCGGAGACCGGCGCCGGCATGCACGGCGTCGCCGCGGCGACGCTTTGCGCCCGCTTCGGGCTCGACTGCGTCGTCTATATGGGCGCGGTCGATGTCGCCCGTCAGGAAGCCAATGTGGCCCGGATGCGAATTCTCGGGGCCGAGATATGTCCGGTGCATTCCGGCTCGGCCACGCTCAAGGACGCCATGAACGAGGCCCTGCGCGACTGGGTGACCAATGTGACGGACACCTTCTACTGCATCGGTACGGTCGCCGGCCCGCACCCCTATCCGATGATGGTGCGCGACTTTCAGGCGGTCATCGGAGACGAGACGCGCCAGCAGGTCCTCGAGGCCGAGGGCCGCCTGCCCAATGCGCTGCTCGCCTGCATCGGTGGCGGCTCGAACGCCATGGGCCTCTTTCATCCGTTCCTGGACGATCCCGACGTCGCCATCTTCGGCGTCGAGGCCGCGGGTCTCGGCCTGGACAGCGCCCATGCGGCGGCGATCGCCGGTGGCCGCCCTGGCGTGCTTCACGGCAACCGCACCTACCTGCTCATGGACGAGGACGGCCAGATCCAGGAGGCCCACTCGATCTCGGCCGGGCTCGACTATCCCGGCATAGGGCCCGAGCACGCCTGGCTGCATGACATCGGCCGCGTTACCTTCCTCTCGGCGACCGATGCCGAGGCGCTGGAGGCCTTCCGTCTATGCTCGCGTGTCGAGGGCATCATACCGGCGCTGGAGGCGGCCCACGCGCTGGCGCGACTGCCCGAGGTCGCAGGGTCGCGGCCGAAGGACCATGTCGTGATCGTCAACATCTCGGGTCGCGGCGACAAGGATCTGGCCTCGGTGCTCTCGCCCGAGAAGGCCCAACACAGCTCGACACGATCGGCCGCATAA
- a CDS encoding cysteine desulfurase, protein MKHTAAPYDIEAVRADFPILKREVNGLPLVYLDSAASAQKPRSVTRAMVDLIENDYANVHRGLHFLANRSTEIYEGARETARRYLNVASPQEVIFTRSVTGALNLVASSLGRYLQLGEGDEIILSEMEHHSNIVPWHFWRERHGAVIRWAPVDDDGNLIVEALEALLSPRTKVVSITHMSNVLGTVTPIEQIAALCRARDIPLVVDGAQGAVHLPLDVQELGADFYCFTGHKVYGPTGIGVLYGRMEWLERLPPFEGGGEMIETVTKEGVSYNHAPHRFEAGTPPIIEAAGLGAALDYVSALGREAILAHETALKDYAHARLDDFGGIQIYGRAEHKGSIVAFNLEGAHAHDVATIVDRAGVAIRAGTHCASPLLTRLGTSSSCRASFGLYSTRAEIDALIEALARARRILLS, encoded by the coding sequence ATGAAGCACACCGCCGCACCTTATGACATCGAAGCCGTCAGAGCCGATTTCCCCATTCTGAAGCGCGAGGTCAACGGCCTGCCTCTCGTCTATCTGGATTCGGCCGCCTCGGCGCAGAAGCCGCGATCGGTGACGCGCGCGATGGTCGATCTGATCGAGAACGACTACGCCAACGTCCACCGCGGGCTGCATTTCCTCGCCAATCGTTCCACCGAGATCTATGAAGGTGCGCGCGAGACGGCGCGTCGCTACCTCAATGTAGCCTCGCCGCAGGAAGTCATCTTCACCCGTTCGGTGACCGGTGCGCTCAACCTCGTCGCGTCGTCCCTCGGACGCTACCTGCAGCTCGGCGAAGGCGACGAGATCATCCTCTCTGAAATGGAGCACCATTCCAACATCGTGCCATGGCATTTCTGGCGCGAGCGGCACGGTGCGGTGATCCGTTGGGCGCCGGTGGACGATGACGGCAACCTGATCGTCGAGGCGCTGGAGGCGCTGCTGTCGCCGCGCACCAAGGTGGTGTCGATTACCCATATGTCGAACGTGCTCGGCACGGTGACGCCGATCGAGCAGATCGCGGCCCTGTGCCGGGCCCGTGACATCCCCCTTGTCGTCGACGGCGCCCAGGGCGCGGTCCACCTGCCGCTCGACGTGCAGGAACTCGGCGCCGACTTCTATTGCTTCACCGGCCACAAGGTCTACGGCCCGACCGGCATCGGCGTGCTTTATGGACGCATGGAGTGGCTCGAAAGGCTGCCGCCCTTCGAGGGCGGTGGCGAGATGATCGAAACCGTCACCAAGGAGGGCGTCTCCTATAATCACGCCCCGCATCGCTTCGAGGCAGGCACGCCGCCGATCATCGAGGCGGCCGGTCTCGGCGCCGCCCTCGACTACGTGTCGGCGCTCGGTCGCGAGGCCATTCTGGCCCATGAGACGGCCCTCAAGGACTACGCCCATGCCAGGCTCGACGACTTCGGCGGCATCCAGATTTACGGTCGCGCTGAGCACAAGGGTTCGATCGTCGCCTTCAATCTCGAGGGCGCCCACGCCCATGACGTGGCGACCATCGTCGATCGCGCCGGCGTCGCCATACGCGCCGGTACACACTGCGCCTCGCCGCTGCTCACCCGGCTCGGCACGAGCTCTTCCTGCCGAGCCTCCTTCGGCCTCTACAGCACCCGGGCCGAAATCGACGCACTGATCGAGGCCCTGGCACGGGCGCGGCGGATTCTTCTGTCATGA
- a CDS encoding DegT/DnrJ/EryC1/StrS family aminotransferase: MHAIPLFDVKKQLSLLRPEIDRRIAAVIDSGVFINGPAVSELEGKLADFAGCAHAVGVSSGTHALQIALMAEGIGAGDAVFLPAFTYTATAEVPLVLGATPVFVDVEIKTFNLSVEDLERRLDLVKKEGRLRPRAVIGADLFGLPLNWPAIEAICAREQMFALDDAAQAFGAELDGRRIGRHAHATTLSFFPTKTLGAFGDAGAILTEDAARADLYRKIRSHGEGNTRYEVERTGVNGRIDTIQATILAAKMDLLEDELLQRRRVAAVYDAALRGKVGLQQAQPGAVNAYGLYTIHLPDTVARTRVQEALSAQGIGFGVYYPKPLHRQPAYRATHQRSIDGGPPPLAVSEALCSQVLSLPMNPYMSEADAERVAATVIAAL, from the coding sequence ATGCATGCCATTCCCCTGTTCGATGTGAAAAAACAGCTTTCCCTACTGCGCCCGGAGATCGACCGTCGCATCGCCGCCGTCATCGATTCCGGGGTCTTCATCAACGGTCCGGCGGTGAGCGAGCTTGAAGGAAAGCTCGCCGACTTCGCCGGGTGCGCCCATGCTGTCGGCGTCTCGTCGGGCACCCACGCCTTGCAGATCGCGCTGATGGCCGAAGGAATCGGAGCGGGTGACGCCGTGTTCCTTCCCGCCTTCACCTATACGGCCACGGCCGAGGTGCCGCTAGTTCTGGGGGCGACGCCGGTCTTTGTCGATGTCGAGATCAAGACCTTTAATCTCAGTGTCGAAGATCTCGAACGCCGCCTGGATCTCGTCAAGAAGGAGGGGCGGCTGCGACCGCGGGCCGTCATCGGCGCGGATCTGTTCGGTCTGCCGCTCAATTGGCCGGCGATCGAGGCGATCTGCGCGCGCGAGCAGATGTTCGCGCTCGACGATGCCGCGCAGGCTTTTGGCGCCGAGCTCGACGGACGCAGGATCGGTCGCCACGCCCATGCGACCACCCTCTCGTTCTTTCCCACCAAGACCCTGGGCGCGTTCGGAGATGCCGGCGCCATCCTCACCGAGGATGCGGCCCGTGCCGATCTCTACCGCAAGATCCGGTCCCACGGCGAAGGGAATACCCGCTACGAAGTCGAGCGAACCGGCGTCAACGGGCGCATCGACACGATCCAGGCGACGATCCTCGCCGCCAAGATGGACCTGCTCGAAGACGAGTTGCTGCAACGACGCCGCGTCGCCGCCGTGTATGATGCGGCCTTGAGAGGCAAAGTGGGGCTCCAGCAGGCGCAGCCCGGCGCCGTCAACGCCTACGGGCTCTATACCATCCACCTGCCAGACACCGTGGCTCGGACCCGGGTGCAGGAGGCGCTCTCGGCGCAGGGCATCGGCTTTGGGGTCTATTACCCCAAGCCTCTCCACCGACAACCGGCCTATCGTGCCACGCATCAGCGCTCCATAGACGGCGGTCCGCCGCCGCTCGCCGTCAGCGAAGCCTTGTGTAGCCAGGTCCTCTCCCTGCCGATGAACCCCTATATGAGCGAAGCGGACGCCGAGCGGGTCGCCGCGACCGTCATCGCGGCCCTCTGA
- the alr gene encoding alanine racemase, whose amino-acid sequence MAGAEGAGNGVLRISLSAIRANYRTIAAHVAPSRCGAVLKADAYRLGINRVAPALYAAGCRDFFVALLSEALALKPLLPDDAAIHVLHGIMPGSESLCAAAGIRPALNSLDQAVAWAERSGAAATGIGAALQIDTGMSRMGLPADELQVLKANPELIARLDIKLVMSHLAVADEPEHPGNALQLAAFRAAAQDLPEAPRSLANSAGIFLSPSYHFDLCRPGAALYGLVVSPKMPRLRPAVGVYGRIVQLRTVSPGAMVGYGWTFRARRNTRVATVSVGYADGFLRFASDRSAIWLGEHRLRVIGRVSMDSLTVDATDVPPDKIRPGAYVEILGPHQSAEDLASDAGTINYEILTSLGMRYRRIYVD is encoded by the coding sequence ATCGCGGGCGCGGAAGGCGCCGGCAACGGGGTGCTCCGGATCTCGCTTTCCGCCATCCGCGCCAATTACCGCACGATCGCCGCTCATGTCGCGCCCAGCCGTTGCGGTGCGGTGCTCAAGGCAGATGCCTATCGGCTGGGCATCAACCGCGTGGCCCCGGCGCTTTATGCCGCCGGGTGCCGGGACTTCTTCGTCGCCTTGCTGTCCGAGGCGCTCGCCCTCAAGCCTCTTCTTCCAGACGATGCAGCGATCCATGTCCTCCACGGCATCATGCCCGGCAGCGAGAGCCTGTGCGCGGCGGCGGGCATTCGTCCGGCGCTCAACAGTCTCGATCAGGCTGTCGCCTGGGCAGAACGATCCGGCGCGGCAGCAACCGGCATCGGCGCCGCCTTGCAGATCGACACGGGCATGTCCCGGATGGGCCTCCCCGCCGACGAATTGCAGGTGCTCAAGGCGAACCCGGAACTCATCGCGCGACTGGACATCAAGCTGGTGATGAGCCATCTCGCCGTCGCCGACGAGCCCGAACATCCAGGCAACGCCTTGCAGCTCGCCGCGTTCAGGGCAGCAGCACAGGACCTGCCTGAGGCCCCGCGATCGCTGGCGAATTCCGCTGGCATCTTCCTCAGCCCCTCCTACCATTTCGATCTTTGCCGACCGGGCGCCGCACTTTACGGCCTTGTCGTCTCGCCCAAGATGCCGCGGCTCAGACCGGCAGTCGGAGTTTATGGACGGATCGTCCAGCTCCGAACCGTCAGCCCCGGTGCTATGGTCGGCTATGGCTGGACCTTCCGCGCCCGGCGCAACACACGCGTCGCGACCGTCTCGGTCGGTTACGCCGACGGCTTTCTGCGATTTGCCAGCGATCGCAGCGCGATCTGGCTCGGCGAGCACCGGCTGCGCGTCATCGGACGCGTCTCGATGGACAGCCTCACCGTCGACGCCACCGACGTGCCGCCCGACAAGATCAGGCCCGGCGCCTATGTCGAAATTCTCGGGCCACACCAGTCGGCCGAAGACCTCGCCAGCGACGCAGGCACCATCAACTACGAGATCTTGACCAGTCTCGGCATGCGCTATCGGCGCATTTATGTCGATTAG